The Rhea pennata isolate bPtePen1 chromosome 9, bPtePen1.pri, whole genome shotgun sequence genome has a segment encoding these proteins:
- the LOC134144260 gene encoding cytoskeleton-associated protein 5-like, whose protein sequence is MSELELSAEECAEKAAAVLPETCMQHLESSDWKERISSMETLQKTVREMSKSKIPCQALVRLLSQRRKETKLQVVQKKLHTITLLAQKGNFSRTSAQIVLENVVETVGDVLCSNNAKEALTAIAEACSLPWTAKRAMSLAFSQNNYRTQSMILNWMANAIMEFGFVGMEVKMLISTLKIALAAIHPDVRTSAITLLGVIYLYMGDSLRALVENEDLPLLPQINAELEKVRGQIPPIPCRANPTPCLDDRTQEVPGDHRRTEVIDIRDRITSELVSKLQEKNWEVQKEGLEEVADILEDARFIQPNIGELPKALRTCLCDSNPTLVQLALRVLQQLFTAIGSNIKQHTKDLGFPLITLFRESKSSMRAAALAAVNTWAAQTNILECLDREDISEDLGKELIFQKQELVQWLAEQLPTLQSAPSDLLQCVPHLYSCLQDSNEYVQTASQAALPFFLMHLGFEKMAEVTSQLKAAAKDHVLAILENINASPSTKPSAPAPVKSLSRQPGVTTGATFPSVLTTPPAGQTFSSQTPVKESVPKSSEEEKQGPKEPESGGVVLKDKDIAEGKAQMKSTLKDGDSKLEPIFIIIPRGKEQRMKDEKGSKILKWNFTAPSNRYVEQLKAQMSNCVSNNLQVEMFHSSFPHHIKALSIMARHLEKEKEGVISCLDLILKWLTLRFFDTNTWVLTKSLEYLDLLLTLLSQEKYQLMESEASYLFPYLIMKMGESKEAVLKLVHTVLKRICLVYPASKVFGFLMEGVKSKNAKQQAGCLEQVGYLIEVYGLNICESSPDKALKRIAAFLKDDNSSVCSAALNIMVLVCKTHGEAMFRMVGNLPEKHMKMLGQIAEQTSTKPAVSPAQHLCEKSQQASTTRSEITYQQAGDAPSKLELTCSQGGNVDTVDVTPQTLPPDLDQHESRLVTKKSNRFKLKNIIHLDTIPEYQTLPISSDTDNTCHNIVLTINSLICHISSGDTDTSIQAMVKIEQILRGNDKVETMSGHINEFLEATIEQLKFIHQQKEAKEKMEKDQVILLCSCIIQAMMSLFQEERLAQEASIEVLKDVIHNLITLMLHSLVGDLEEDQKFIQSINLLLKRILEKSDQTRIFRTLLKLLQDNLTTEGSTDKFSDLLAKCLWRTTRLLPGTISTINLDEILLDIHILMKALSDEKMRQYTNKLPLRALKTLLHTLCKLKGMGILDHLTLIEDTAESEVEAYLRKAIRPIAKQVANKTTVGAWKEVPQATSEFEKDKADDVLEGIFQKICSKESSREGLEELYEYKKKCPEAKLEPFLGNLSLFLQSYVKQGLAIIQAEQDTRQHISPPPSGVSPHMEGSPPGPPVTLGGTTNEEEVTPSCHLDATFDRQQQHELEKMMVHNRPSASQLPLEDEEVIPLSPFQSCTTARSLRT, encoded by the coding sequence ATGTCTGAACTGGAGCTCTCAGCAGAAGAGTGTGcggaaaaagcagcagctgttctGCCTGAAACCTGCATGCAGCATTTGGAAAGCAGTGACTGGAAAGAGCGCATTTCCAGTATGGAGACTCTTCAGAAGACTGTTAGAGAGATGAGCAAAAGCAAGATACCCTGCCAAGCCCTGGTGAGATTGCTatcacagagaagaaaggagacaaaGCTCCAAGTAGTACAGAAGAAACTTCACACTATCACCTTGCTAGCCCAGAAAGGGAACTTTTCCAGAACATCTGCTCAAATTGTCCTGGAAAATGTGGTAGAAACGGTGGGAGATGTGTTATGCAGCAACAATGCAAAAGAAGCCTTGACAGCTATAGCAGAAGCATGTTCATTACCTTGGACTGCAAAGAGAGCTATGTCATTGGCTTTCTCACAGAATAACTACAGGACTCAGTCCATGATCTTGAACTGGATGGCAAATGCAATTATGGAGTTTGGCTTTGTTGGGATGGAGGTTAAAATGCTGATCAGTACCCTGAAGATTGCTCTTGCTGCTATTCACCCAGATGTGCGAACATCAGCCATCACCCTGCTGGGGGTTATTTATCTGTACATGGGAGACTCATTGAGAGCACTGGTAGAGAATGAAGACTTGCCTCTTCTTCCCCAGATAAACGCTGAGCTGGAGAAGGTACGTGGGCAGATCCCACCAATTCCCTGTCGTGCAAATCCCACACCATGCCTGGATGATAGGACCCAGGAGGTCCCAGGGGATCACAGAAGGACTGAGGTCATAGACATTCGTGACAGGATCACATCAGAGCTGGTATCAAAGCTGCAAGAAAAGAACTGGGAGGTGCAAAAGGAAGGCCTGGAAGAGGTTGCAGACATCCTTGAGGATGCCAGATTCATCCAGCCAAACATAGGAGAGCTTCCAAAAGCTCTGAGGACTTGTCTCTGTGACTCCAATCCCACTCTGGTACAGCTGGCCCTGAGGGTCCTCCAGCAATTATTCACAGCCATAGGCTCCAACATCAAACAACACACGAAAGACTTGGGCTTTCCCCTCATTACTCTGTTTAGGGAGAGTAAAAGCAGCAtgagagctgctgccctggctgctgTGAACACCTGGGCTGCACAGACCAATATATTGGAGTGCCTGGACAGAGAGGACATTTCAGAGGATCTAGGGAAGGAACTGATTTTCCAGAAGCAAGAGCTGGTGCAGTGGCTGGCTGAACAACTGCCCACCCTCCAGTCAGCTCCCTCAGACCTGCTTCAGTGTGTGCCTCACCTCTACTCCTGCTTGCAGGACAGCAATGAGTATGTGCAGACTGCCTCACAGGCAGCCTTGCCTTTCTTCTTAATGCACCTTGGTTTTGAGAAGATGGCTGAAGTCACTAGCCAGCTGAAGGCAGCTGCAAAGGACCATGTACTTGCGATACTGGAGAATATCAATGCTAGTCCATCAACCAAAccttctgctcctgctcctgttAAATCACTTTCCAGACAACCTGGAGTCACCACTGGAGCTACCTTTCCCTCTGTCCTAACCACACCACCTGCAGGACAAACCTTCTCTTCACAAACACCAGTTAAAGAGTCAGTACCCAAAAGCagtgaagaggagaagcagggtCCCAAAGAGCCTGAGTCAGGAGGAGTAGTCCTGAAAGACAAGGATATAGCTGAGGGGAAAGCACAAATGAAGTCCACTCTGAAGGATGGTGACAGTAAACTGGAACCCATCTTCATCATTATCCCCAGGGGGAAAGAGCAGAGAATGAAGGatgaaaaaggcagcaaaatacTAAAGTGGAACTTCACTGCTCCTAGCAACAGGTATGTCGAGCAGCTGAAAGCTCAGATGAGTAACTGTGTGTCCAATAACCTTCAGGTAGAAATGTTTCACTCCAGCTTCCCACACCACATCAAAGCCTTGTCCATAATGGCTAGGCATttagagaaggagaaggaaggagtcATCAGCTGCTTGGATCTGATCCTAAAATGGCTCACCCTGCGTTTCTTTGACACCAACACATGGGTGCTTACAAAGAGCTTGGAGTACCTTGATTTGCTGCTAACCTTGCTGAGTCAAGAGAAGTATCAGTTGATGGAGAGTGAGGCCTCTTACTTATTTCCATATCTGATCATGAAGATGGGAGAGTCAAAAGAAGCTGTCCTCAAATTGGTGCACACTGTCCTGAAGAGGATATGCCTGGTCTATCCAGCCAGCAAGGTGTTTGGCTTCCTCATGGAAGGGGTCAAGTCCAAGAATGCTAAGCAACAGGCAGGATGCCTGGAGCAGGTGGGTTATCTCATTGAAGTTTATGGCCTAAATATATGTGAGTCCAGCCCTGACAAAGCCTTAAAGAGGATAGCTGCCTTTTTGAAAGATGACAACAgttctgtttgcagtgctgcctTAAACATTATGGTTTTAGTTTGCAAAACTCATGGGGAAGCTATGTTCAGAATGGTTGGGAATCTTCCTGAAAAACATATGAAGATGCTAGGACAAATCGCAGAACAGACATCCACTAAGCCAGCAGTCTCTCCAGCACAGCATCTCTGTGAAAAATCTCAGCAGGCTTCAACCACAAGATCTGAAATCACTTATCAGCAGGCAGGAGATGCACCCTCAAAGCTTGAACTGACCTGCTCTCAAGGAGGAAATGTGGATACTGTGGACGTGACTCCACAGACGCTGCCACCAGATCTAGATCAGCATGAGAGCAGGCTGGTCACCAAAAAATCCAATCGCTTTAAACTGAAGAATATCATTCATCTAGACACCATCCCCGAATATCAGACCCTGCCCATCTCCTCAGACACTGATAACACATGCCATAACATCGTCTTAACCATTAATTCCCTTATTTGTCACATTAGCAGTGGTGACACTGACACCAGCATCCAGGCAATGGTAAAAATTGAGCAGATCCTGAGAGGGAATGACAAAGTAGAGACCATGTCTGGACATATTAACGAGTTCCTTGAAGCAACCATCGAGCAACTCAAGTTTATCCACCagcaaaaggaagcaaaggagaaaatggaaaaggaccAAGTCATTCTGCTGTGTAGCTGCATCATCCAGGCCATGATGTCTCTCTTCCAGGAGGAGAGACTGGCCCAGGAGGCTTCTATTGAGGTGCTTAAGGATGTAATACACAATCTCATTACCTTAATGCTACACTCCCTGGTGGGGGATCTGGAGGAAGATCAGAAGTTCATACAGTCCATTAATCTCCTCTTGAAGAGGATTTTGGAAAAATCTGACCAAACAAGGATCTTTCGCACCTTGCTCAAGCTGCTCCAAGACAACCTGACCACTGAGGGCAGCACAGACAAGTTCTCTGATCTACTGGCCAAGTGCCTGTGGAGGACTACACGACTTCTCCCAGGCACCATCAGTACCATCAACCTGGACGAAATCCTACTGGACATCCACATACTCATGAAGGCTCTCTCGGACGAGAAAATGAGGCAGTATACAAACAAACTCCCACTGCGGGCTCTGAAAACTCTGCTGCACACTTTGTGCAAGCTGAAAGGCATGGGGATCCTGGATCATCTCACCCTGATTGAGGACACAGCTGAGTCTGAGGTAGAAGCCTACCTACGAAAGGCAATCAGACCTATTGCCAAGCAAGTTGCAAACAAAACAACTGTAGGGGCATGGAAGGAGGTTCCCCAGGCAACCTCAGAGTTTGAAAAGGACAAAGCAGATGATGTTTTGGAGGGCATCTTCCAGAAGATTTGCTCCAAGGAAAGCTCAAGGGAAGGTCTAGAGGAGTTGtatgaatataagaaaaaatgcCCTGAGGCAAAGTTGGAGCCTTTCCTAGGAAACCTCTCCCTCTTCTTGCAGAGTTATGTGAAGCAAGGCCTGGCCATCATCCAGGCAGAGCAAGACACCAGACAGCacatttctcctcctccctcaggGGTATCCCCTCATATGGAAGGATCTCCCCCTGGACCACCAGTGACCCTGGGAGGGACCACAAATGAGGAGGAGGTGACACCATCATGCCACTTGGATGCCACATTCGACAGGCAGCAGCAACATGAGCTTGAGAAAATGATGGTTCACAATAGACCCTCTGCCAGCCAGCTCCCCTTGGAGGACGAGGAAGTCATACCTCTTTCTCCCTTCCAAAGTTGCACAACAGCAAGATCCTTAAGGACATGA
- the SST gene encoding somatostatin, which translates to MLSCRLQCALALLSLALALGTVSAAPSDPRLRQFLQKSLAAAAGKQELAKYFLAELLSEPSQTENEALESEDLSRGAEQDEVRLELERSANSNPALAPRERKAGCKNFFWKTFTSC; encoded by the exons ATGCTGTCGTGCCGCCTCCAGTGCGCCCTGGCCCTGCTCTCCCTAGCCTTGGCCCTCGGCACCGTCTCGGCCGCCCCCTCGGACCCCCGGCTCCGGCAGTTCCTGCAGAAGTCCCTGGCTGCCGCGGCCGGGAAGCAG gaaCTGGCCAAGTACTTTTTGGCAGAACTGCTCTCAGAACCAagccagacagaaaatgaagctCTGGAGTCTGAGGACTTGTCCCGAGGCGCTGAGCAGGACGAAGTGAGACTGGAGCTCGAGCGTTCAGCGAACTCAAACCCTGCTTTGGCTCCCCGGGAACGCAAAGCAGGCTGCAAGAACTTCTTCTGGAAAACATTCACATCCTGTTAG